In Pararge aegeria chromosome 17, ilParAegt1.1, whole genome shotgun sequence, one genomic interval encodes:
- the LOC120630934 gene encoding PI-PLC X domain-containing protein 3 isoform X1: MEMQIIFILALGTIMSDNGAAQSIDLENWMRDLPEQLKNIPLIYLAIPGSHDSMTYGITRNSSLAPDAEPVLKRLYPLFQGTILRWTITQAIDALQQLLIGIRYFDLRLATKTGVDQFFFTHGMYAGEISQPLNQVKEYVEQHPHEVVILDFQHFYGFSTEDHQKLIRYVLNLFGPQLVPRQPDLNGVTLNSLQRLRQQVIVVYRHPSVLSTGEFWQPQMLPSPWPRQDSIRGLLEFLKNVKRHPGMGFVHQAVLTPTPGFIIFRWISSLRERCAKPVRNEIYPRLAEFSPGRPTDRDGMTPVNVIIADFVEMNDAIFSKSVIHLNMKLLRKTDSITHTYG, encoded by the exons TGAGAGATCTTCCTGAGCAATTGAAAAATATTCCACTGATTTATTTAGCGATACCAG GCAGTCATGATTCAATGACATATGGGATAACAAGAAACAGTAGCCTGGCGCCAGATGCAGAGCCTGTTCTAAAGAGACTGTACCCTTTATTCCAAGGTACGATTTTACGGTGGACAATAACACAGGCTATTGATGCCTTACAGCAACTACTCATTGGCATTAG GTACTTTGATCTGAGGTTAGCAACCAAAACAGGTGTGGACCAGTTTTTTTTCACCCATGGGATGTACGCAGGTGAAATATCTCAACCACTAAATCAAGTAAAGGAGTATGTTGAACAACATCCACATGAG GTGGTTATATTAGATTTCCAACATTTCTATGGATTTAGTACAGAAGACCATCAGAAGCTCATAAGATATGTGCTCAACTTGTTTGGCCCTCAACTTGTACCGAGACAGCCTGACTTAAATGGTGTGACGCTTAATTCTCTACAAAGATTAAGACAACAG GTGATAGTTGTGTACCGACACCCTTCGGTACTGTCAACAGGCGAATTCTGGCAGCCGCAAATGCTACCGTCCCCGTGGCCTCGGCAGGACAGCATCCGGGGCTTACTAGAGTTCCTCAAAAATGTCAAGCGACATCCCGGCATGGGTTTTGTTCATCAAGCCGTTTTAACGCCTACGCCtggctttattatatttag GTGGATTTCCAGCTTAAGAGAGAGATGCGCTAAGCCTGTCAGAAACGAAATCTACCCTAGACTAGCGGAATTTTCTCCAGGAAGGCCCACAGACAGAGATGGGATGACACCTGTCAATGTCATTATTGCCGATTTCGTTGAAATGAACGATGCCATATTCTCCAAATCAGTTATTCACCTTAATATGAAACTATTAAGAAAAACAGATTCCATAACACACACCTATGGGTAA
- the LOC120630934 gene encoding PI-PLC X domain-containing protein 3 isoform X2, which translates to MSDNGAAQSIDLENWMRDLPEQLKNIPLIYLAIPGSHDSMTYGITRNSSLAPDAEPVLKRLYPLFQGTILRWTITQAIDALQQLLIGIRYFDLRLATKTGVDQFFFTHGMYAGEISQPLNQVKEYVEQHPHEVVILDFQHFYGFSTEDHQKLIRYVLNLFGPQLVPRQPDLNGVTLNSLQRLRQQVIVVYRHPSVLSTGEFWQPQMLPSPWPRQDSIRGLLEFLKNVKRHPGMGFVHQAVLTPTPGFIIFRWISSLRERCAKPVRNEIYPRLAEFSPGRPTDRDGMTPVNVIIADFVEMNDAIFSKSVIHLNMKLLRKTDSITHTYG; encoded by the exons TGAGAGATCTTCCTGAGCAATTGAAAAATATTCCACTGATTTATTTAGCGATACCAG GCAGTCATGATTCAATGACATATGGGATAACAAGAAACAGTAGCCTGGCGCCAGATGCAGAGCCTGTTCTAAAGAGACTGTACCCTTTATTCCAAGGTACGATTTTACGGTGGACAATAACACAGGCTATTGATGCCTTACAGCAACTACTCATTGGCATTAG GTACTTTGATCTGAGGTTAGCAACCAAAACAGGTGTGGACCAGTTTTTTTTCACCCATGGGATGTACGCAGGTGAAATATCTCAACCACTAAATCAAGTAAAGGAGTATGTTGAACAACATCCACATGAG GTGGTTATATTAGATTTCCAACATTTCTATGGATTTAGTACAGAAGACCATCAGAAGCTCATAAGATATGTGCTCAACTTGTTTGGCCCTCAACTTGTACCGAGACAGCCTGACTTAAATGGTGTGACGCTTAATTCTCTACAAAGATTAAGACAACAG GTGATAGTTGTGTACCGACACCCTTCGGTACTGTCAACAGGCGAATTCTGGCAGCCGCAAATGCTACCGTCCCCGTGGCCTCGGCAGGACAGCATCCGGGGCTTACTAGAGTTCCTCAAAAATGTCAAGCGACATCCCGGCATGGGTTTTGTTCATCAAGCCGTTTTAACGCCTACGCCtggctttattatatttag GTGGATTTCCAGCTTAAGAGAGAGATGCGCTAAGCCTGTCAGAAACGAAATCTACCCTAGACTAGCGGAATTTTCTCCAGGAAGGCCCACAGACAGAGATGGGATGACACCTGTCAATGTCATTATTGCCGATTTCGTTGAAATGAACGATGCCATATTCTCCAAATCAGTTATTCACCTTAATATGAAACTATTAAGAAAAACAGATTCCATAACACACACCTATGGGTAA
- the LOC120631241 gene encoding uncharacterized protein LOC120631241, translated as MLARIGINGFGRIGRVIFRTCMESKDLEVTAINDPAIDIEYICYLIKFDSTHGKFKSAVTFSDGEISINDKKIKVFCEKLPSNIPWQSADVQYVVEASGMFTNLEKASGHLASGNVKRVIVTAPTVDVPMLLLGVNMEQIHAEHKVISCASSTLYCLAPIVKILEDNYGVSEGFITSIHAMTPSLKPLDGLCLKGKHWRDHRSIHQNIIPAATGACKALGKIIPSVKDKLTGLAFRVPIVNVSVLDITVRLNKNTTMQDIIKCVEMESKLTMRSIIKISKDQEVSSDFLGDENSCILDVNSSLQLNQKFFKLICWYENEYSYACRVVGSIKYSEENRYKIPFDRIISSKPIPDFKTEHVISDCHAVKRQKILFSASKKTGILAKSLEQQINIKRPLPHISLGSNQAPLGEIKQCNEIFKVWNDEEPVSRHLLKENKKSLFQSCMTLGGTNASQSQKNNFAKTKERLDQVKKEFSKMVDMTENLLKKSSQEIIRCNDNFEPNYFSHKTDLGSINPCKKLIKHDIQHDEERQLNNYSENDRVRINTKEDFEKPAMSDLSDRELKVTYINPESSQLETNKSTNKNEIRKKIIEGILKILTADSMEDKMPPSLVNTDTTISTREANKSLDIYDKIDSVSATDSENSFQINEKTSQVIDIKDLTSSTEDLDRLDKICRIIEISDEMSDKLFSVLDHNDINTKQKPWSFKDLCERLKLDEFCNSVFGPT; from the exons ATGCTAGCTAGAATCGGCATTAATGGATTTGGGCGGATAGGCAGAGTGATATTTAGAACTTGTATGGAAAGTAAAGATTTAGAG GTTACAGCGATAAACGATCCCGCAATCGATATTGAGTACATTTGCTATCTGATTAAGTTTGATTCTACTCACGGAAAATTCAAAAGTGCTGTAACATTTTCCGATGGTGAAATCTCTATAAATG ATAAGAAAATCAAGGTGTTCTGCGAGAAACTGCCTTCCAATATACCCTGGCAGAGCGCCGATGTGCAGTATGTGGTCGAAGCTTCTGGAATGTTCACTAACCTCGAAAAGGCTTcg GGTCACCTGGCAAGCGGCAACGTTAAAAGGGTTATAGTTACAGCACCAACCGTCGACGTTCCTATGCTTCTATTGGGAGTTAACATGGAGCAAATTCACGCAG AACATAAAGTGATATCCTGCGCGTCAAGCACGCTGTACTGCTTGGCGCCAATAGTCAAAATACTGGAGGACAACTACGGCGTCTCGGAGGGCTTCATTACGAGCATACACGCGATGACGCCATCTTTAAAACCTTTGGACGGCTTGTGTTTAAAGGGAAAG cACTGGCGTGATCACAGAAGCATACACCAGAACATAATCCCTGCAGCCACAGGTGCCTGTAAGGCCCTAGGTAAGATAATACCATCGGTGAAGGACAAACTGACAGGACTTGCTTTCAGAGTGCCCATAGTCAATGTTTCAGTACTGGATATCACTGTGCG gttgaataaaaatacaacgatGCAAGATATAATCAAGTGTGTAGAAATGGAAAGTAAATTAACAATGAGGAGTATCATTAAAATATCGAAAGACCAAGAGGTGTCTTCGGACTTCTTGGGCGATGAAAACTCTTGCATCTTAGACGTAAATTCAAGTTTACAATTGaatcaaaaattctttaaactgaTTTGTTGGTACGAGAATGAATACTCGTACGCGTGTCGGGTAGTAGGATCAATAAAATATTCCGAAGAAAATCGATACAAAATTCCTTTTGATCGCATAATTTCATCAAAACCTATACCAGATTTCAAAACAGAACATGTAATTTCTGATTGCCACGCAGTTAAAAgacagaaaatattatttagtgcATCTAAAAAAACTGGTATTCTAGCTAAATCTTTagaacaacaaataaatattaaaaggccTTTGCCACATATAAGCTTGGGCTCAAATCAGGCGCCCTTAGGCGAAATTAAACAATGCAACGAAATTTTTAAAGTGTGGAACGATGAAGAACCAGTCTCGAGGCATTtgctaaaagaaaataaaaagtcgTTATTCCAAAGTTGTATGACGTTGGGTGGCACCAATGCATCGCAATCACAAAAGAACAATTTCGCTAAGACTAAAGAACGTTTAGACCAAGTGAAGAAAGAGTTTTCCAAAATGGTGGATATGACTGAAAACTTATTAAAGAAAAGTagtcaagaaataatta GGTGCAATGATAACTTCGAACCGAACTATTTTTCTCATAAAACTGATTTAGGGAGTATTAATCCttgtaagaaattaattaaacatgatATTCAGCATGACGAAGAAagacaattaaataattattcagaAAATGATCGAGTGAGAATTAATACTAAAGAAGATTTTGAAAAACCAGCTATGAGTGACCTGAGCGATAGAGAATTAAAAGTAACTTATATTAATCCAGAATCCTCTCAACTGGAAACCAATAAATCTACAAACAAGAACGAAATACGGAAGAAAATTATAGAAGGAATATTAAAGATACTGACAGCAGATTCCATGGAAGACAAAATGCCTCCAAGTCTCGTGAACACTGACACAACAATAAGCACCAGGGAGGCTAATAAAAGTTTAGACATTTATGATAAAATAGACAGCGTAAGTGCAACAGATTCAGAAAACTCGTTCCAAATCAATGAAAAGACCTCTCAAGTTATCGATATAAAAGATTTGACTAGCTCCACCGAAGATTTAGATCGTTTGGACAAGATCTGCAGAATCATCGAGATATCCGACgaaatgtctgataaattattctCAGTATTGGACCACAacgatataaatacaaaacagaaACCGTGGTCTTTTAAAGATTTGTGTGAAAGGTTAAAACTCGATGAATTTTGTAATAGTGTGTTTGGACCAACGTAA
- the LOC120630911 gene encoding glyceraldehyde-3-phosphate dehydrogenase 2, whose protein sequence is MSKIGINGFGRIGRLVLRAAIEKGAQVVAINDPFIGLDYMVYLFKYDSTHGRFKGTVEAGDGNLIVNGNKIAVFSERDPKSIPWGKAGAEYVVESTGVFTTTDKASAHLEGGAKKVIISAPSADAPMFVVGVNLETYDPSYKVISNASCTTNCLAPLAKVIHDNFEIIEGLMTTVHATTATQKTVDGPSGKLWRDGRGAQQNIIPASTGAAKAVGKVIPALNGKLTGMAFRVPVANVSVVDLTVRLGKSASYDAIKQKVKEAANGPLKGILGYTEDQVVSTDFIGDTHSSIFDAAAGISLNDNFVKLISWYDNEYGYSSRVIDLIKYIQTKD, encoded by the coding sequence ATGTCCAAGATTGGTATCAATGGTTTCGGCCGTATTGGTCGCCTGGTCCTCCGTGCTGCCATTGAGAAGGGTGCGCAAGTAGTCGCCATCAATGACCCCTTCATTGGCCTTGACTATATGGTCTACCTGTTCAAGTATGACTCAACACACGGCCGTTTCAAGGGCACCGTCGAAGCTGGTGATGGTAACCTCATTGTCAACGGTAACAAAATTGCAGTATTCTCAGAAAGGGATCCTAAATCCATCCCTTGGGGCAAGGCTGGAGCTGAATATGTTGTAGAATCAACTGGTGTATTTACCACAACAGACAAGGCATCTGCCCACTTGGAAGGTGGTGCCAAGAAAGTAATCATCTCAGCACCAAGTGCTGATGCACCCATGTTTGTTGTTGGTGTCAACCTAGAAACCTATGACCCATCTTACAAAGTCATCTCCAACGCTTCCTGCACAACCAACTGCTTGGCTCCACTTGCTAAGGTCATCCATGACAACTTTGAGATTATTGAAGGTCTCATGACTACTGTTCATGCCACAACAGCAACCCAGAAGACAGTAGATGGGCCCTCTGGCAAATTGTGGCGTGATGGCCGTGGTGCCCAACAGAACATCATTCCTGCTTCCACTGGGGCAGCCAAAGCTGTGGGTAAGGTCATTCCTGCTTTGAATGGAAAACTGACTGGTATGGCATTCCGTGTACCTGTTGCCAATGTATCTGTAGTGGACCTCACTGTTCGCCTGGGCAAGTCTGCAAGCTACGATGCTATCAAGCAGAAAGTTAAGGAAGCTGCAAATGGTCCTCTTAAGGGTATCCTTGGATACACTGAAGACCAAGTTGTATCAACTGACTTCATCGGTGACACTCACTCTTCTATCTTTGATGCTGCTGCTGGTATCTCGCTAAATGACAACTTTGTCAAGCTTATCAGCTGGTACGACAATGAGTATGGCTACTCTAGCCGTGTCATTGACCTCATCAAGTACATCCAGACCAAGGATTAA
- the LOC120630880 gene encoding ralBP1-associated Eps domain-containing protein 1 translates to MEDLNLTETEMRYFGDLFLCCDEESNGKIPILKATELFRSSNIPNDVLRQIMDISVAPSTCAALNHMNRKQFYSALKLIAAHQTNVTLKPELLSTPLDLPLPRFTWTLNSDANADLIQLSNSPKEQHISKRDRNFGGNVGAYEPIRVPSNLSDSDVPQALSHDATEALSTDSEMESETMSQRSGSIGRRVKAGSPWSTASESPTPTNSVAERVHPAWEHSITGRGVWPTNTAEEHTRLLGTEEESSDRHSSEEDGEEGDSSEEIFAISEVQARHYAAQFAQLRPELGLLSGQTARLFFEKSRLSVPDLRKIWQLSDITKDGMLTLEEFSIAMHLIVLRRNSIPVPDVLPACLVPRVDSHFSQQAVTTDLVDLGSDMFGSGTSADFNFAPKPEVNDPYESKPVKKSEERQPSLSPPKPEPQINNKEWTKFVDSPTSSVSSPGPKPVNFDFHKSALERDPKIFHPVALRVTPDANTIPLDGDLRSSTSPRRDDFSHAFELASPKRLNSQPPPDQPPNGTSEIKSIQRPQPKKPVKNAGVLPPPPARESSVHAEDGPQSLQYAPKKDPPPPPPPRPLRNHTRSSSLDLNRFKGAPAPPPQPPPRMSPSATSPPARRLINQRSEGEPAFPPDAFAPREYEGEGFGYNREDAPKMHGAFEVYRKPSRESSCEADPDVKSLQEQNAVLHRVCRALCAELADVQREREGLRVRLDTNSTPV, encoded by the exons atggAGGATCTCAATTTGACAGAGACCGAAATGAGATATTTCGgtgatttgtttttatgttgCGACGAGGAATCGAACggaaaaatacctatattaaaagCTACAGAGTTATTTAGATCTTCTAATATACCGAACGATGTATTACGACAg ATCATGGATATTAGCGTAGCGCCTAGCACTTGTGCAGCACTGAATCATATGAATAGGAAGCAGTTTTATTCTGCCCTCAAATTGATAGCTGCACATCAAACTAACGTGACTCTAAAGCCCGAACTTCTCTCTACTCCTCTGGACCTTCCATTACCTAGGTTTACATGGACTCTTAATTCAGACGCTAATGCAGATCTTATTCAGTTATCTAATTCCCCTAAAGAACAACACATTTCTAAGAGGGATAGAAATTTTGGAGGAAATGTGGGTGCCTATGAGCCAATACGAGTACCCTCAAACTTGTCTGACAGTGATGTTCCACAAGCTCTATCACACGATGCTACCGAAGCTTTAAGCACAGATTCAGAAATGGAGTCTGAAACTATGTCACAAAGATCAGGGTCAATTGGG AGGAGAGTAAAAGCCGGGTCACCTTGGAGCACCGCGAGTGAAAGCCCCACTCCCACCAACAGTGTAGCGGAGCGAGTACATCCAGCGTGGGAGCACAGCATCACAGGACGGGGGGTATGGCCGACTAACACTGCTGAGGAACATACAAGGCTATTAG GTACGGAAGAGGAGTCTTCGGACCGCCACTCGTCGGAAGAGGACGGCGAGGAGGGTGACAGCAGTGAGGAGATTTTCGCCATCAGCGAGGTCCAAGCGCGGCACTATGCGGCACAGTTCGCGCAACTGCGGCCCGAGCTTGGCCTGCTTTCCGGACAGACGGCCAG ATTGTTTTTCGAAAAGTCGCGCCTCTCCGTGCCGGATCTACGGAAAATTTGGCAGCTCTCCGATATCACTAAAGACGGTATGTTAACGCTCGAGGAGTTCAGTATAGCCATGCACCTGATCGTCCTAAGGCGAAACAGCATCCCCGTTCCAGACGTGCTTCCCGCTTGTCTGGTGCCACGAGTCGATTCACATTTCTCCCAGCAGGCTGTCACCACTGATCTAGTTGATCTGGGCTCGGATATGTTTGGCTCCGGAACCTCGGCCGACTTCAACTTCGCGCCCAAACCCGAAGTAAACGATCCATATGAGAGCAAACCTGTCAAAAAGTCTGAGGAGCGGCAGCCCTCCCTTTCCCCACCTAAACCAGAGCCGCAAATCAATAACAAGGAGTGGACGAAGTTCGTGGATTCGCCCACATCGAGCGTCTCGAGTCCGGGCCCGAAGCCGGTAAACTTCGATTTTCACAAGTCCGCCCTCGAGAGGGATCCCAAGATATTCCATCCGGTAGCATTACGCGTTACACCCGACGCGAACACCATTCCGCTCGACGGCGATTTACGATCCAGTACGTCTCCTCGTCGAGACGATTTCTCGCACGCGTTCGAACTCGCGAGTCCAAAACGGCTCAACTCCCAACCTCCCCCCGACCAGCCTCCAAACGGCACGTCGGAAATAAAATCGATTCAGCGACCGCAGCCTAAAAAACCAGTGAAGAACGCTGGGGTTTTACCTCCACCGCCCGCTCGAGAATCTTCCGTTCACGCGGAAGACGGACCGCAGTCTTTACAATACGCGCCAAAGAAGGACCCACCTCCTCCACCTCCGCCGCGACCTTTACGGAATCACACCCGCTCGAGTTCGCTAGATCTGAATCGGTTCAAAGGCGCTCCGGCTCCCCCGCCGCAACCGCCTCCAAGAATGTCTCCTTCCGCCACATCTCCACCCGCCCGTCGCCTCATCAACCAACGAAGTGAAGGTGAACCGGCGTTTCCGCCGGACGCGTTCGCACCACGAGAATACGAAGGTGAAGGCTTCGGATACAATAGGGAGGACGCACCAAAAATGCACGGAGCTTTCGAAGTCTACCGTAAACCCTCACGAGAATCTTCCTGCGAGGCCGATCCAGATGTAAAATCCCTTCAGGAACAGAACGCGGTTCTACATCGTGTCTGTCGCGCTCTTTGTGCGGAATTAGCCGACGTACAGAGGGAGCGGGAAGGCTTGCGCGTTAGGCTCGATACGAATTCGACCCCAGTCTAG